CCGAGGCCCGCCGCTGCCCGCCCCTCGCCCCAGGCGCTGAAAGACATTCCGATCACAGCTCCAGCGCAGGCTCATCGGCCACACCGTGTGCCATCGCGAAGTAGGTCCAGCTCGGAGAGGCCGAGCCGGCGGAACCGGTCGAGGATCACGCTGACGGCGACGGCGGTGTCGAGCATGTGGTCGTAGTAGGAAAACGTGTTGGACGGCGATGGCGTCCAGCCGGGCGTTACGCGGCGTCTGCCACACCTCGGCCCGCAGACCCGCCGCCGTCTGTCGTTCCCTCGAAGCGTCTGGCGGGCAGTGGCGGGGGGAAGGTTGGGCACGGTGAGGCGCCGGCTTGCGCCCTGACCCTCCGGAGGTGCGGCCGAAGGCGCACACCGGCGGTGTGCGCGGTGTGGGCAGGTCTTCGGACTCGGAGGCGTGTCCATGTACTTGGCGGCGATCGTCGGGCTGAGCGCTATGGTCCGTTGGCGCTGGTTCATCCGGGTTACTTAGGCTCTGTCGAGCTAGGTGGGTTTGCGTCCCTAGGTGCAGGGTATCCATATGCATCGACGTAGCCGTCTACGTGAGCTACATGTGGCTGTTCGCCGCCCAGACTCCTGCGGCGCGCCTGGTACATCGCCACGCCGCAGATCATGCGGTGTGGTCCATGCACGACGCCTATAGGAGTTGCACATGTCCAGTGTCACCGCCGATACCGACCGCCGTGACGCCGTACTCGACGGGCAGCCTCGCCGCCGCTCCGCCGAGACCAAGGCCGCGTTCAAGACGACGGAGTTTGTCGCCTACCTCGTCGCCTTCGTTGGCGTGCTCATCGCCTCCATCATGGTTGATGGCAACGGCAACGGGGACAACGGCGCTGCCGGTGACTACTTCCGTGCCGACCGTGCTTGGTTGTACATCGTGCTGCTGACCATCGGATACATGGTCAGCAGAGGGCTCGCGAAGGCCGGCAGCCGCGATTCTTCTAACGTCTGACCTCTACTCGCCAGATCTCGGCGTGATGTGTTTGTCGGGAGACACCGGGGCACCCACCCGAGCGGCGACGCGTCCATGCGTCGCCGCTCGGGCGTTTCCCTGAACGTATCCGCTGCGCCAGCCGAGCGACCGGCCTTGGCGGGTCGGCCGGTCGACATGACGGCTTCCGCCAGGACCAGTCGCCGAAGCTCTGCGGGACTCACGACCTGCGCTGGCCGACCAGTGCGACTCGTCGCCAGACGCAACGACGGCTCCATCGGCGTTGTGCACTGGATAGCCCTGACGACCGGCGAGCACATCGGGACGGACCTCGAGGCAAACCATCCTGATGCGCTCGGCACGTGCGGACGCTTTTGCCCGTTGTGTCCTACCCTTGCAGGGCACCCTGTGCACCACTCCGGCCCAGATGCGGGCGAGGAGAGTTCGCCCCCCGTCAACAGGGGTGAAAGAGGAACCGGCTTGCCGCGCGGAATTGGCTGCCAGCTCCTGCCCGGCGCGGGAGCGGTCTGGGCATCGGGCCGGGCAACTGAACCGGATTCACTACCAGAACACGCACCGGCCAAGCCTGAACCCGCATGACCGCCGACGCCCGTCAACGCCGAGCCAGCAGTCCGCACTGGACACCATGTCCCAATGAACTCTCTTCGTACACGGAGGCCCCCCATCACCCCTGTCAGCGCTGAGCGCCTTCGCCACAGCCCGCCCGGACGACTGACCGCGGCGGAACGCCGGGCGGCACTCGCGGCACCTGCGCCAGTCGGAGGATTCCTCAGCCGCTGGGTACAGGTAGCCGGCCGGCGGATGCATGTCCGGCAACGGATCACTGCGGACGCCGCCACGCCATGTGTGCTCCTACACGGTCTCGCGGTCTCGCATCGTTACCTGATGCCCACCGCGCTGCGCCTCGGTGGCCGCGCTGTCTACGTTCCCGACCTTCCCGGCTTCGGACTGTCCGACAAACCGCCCGCCGTCCTCGACGTCGGCCAACACGCCGAGGCGATCGCCGCACTCACGGACACCCTCGGCATCGCATCCGCCGCGATACTCGGCAACTCGTTCGGCTGTCAGGTGGCCGTCGAACTCGTGGCGCGCCGCCCGGACCTCGTCGCGGCACTCATCCTCGTCAGTCCTACCACCGATCCGGCAGCAGCCACGATGACCGGACAACTACGCCGGCTGCTGCGCGACCTTCCGCGCGAGGACTGGCGGCAGATGCCGATTCTCGCCAGGGATCTGCGCGACGCGGGACCACGCCGCATCATCGCCACCCTGCGACACGCTGTCGAAGACCACATCGACGCCAAACTCCCCGCGATCAGCGTGCCGACCCTGCTGGTACGTGGCGACCGCGACCCGATCGCACCAGCGCGCTGGGTGGACCACGCCGTCGCTCTCACACCGAATGGCCACACCCTTACCATCGCCGCCGCCCACAACGTCGTCACCACAGCGGGGCCGCAACTTGCCGCAGCCGTCGACACCTTCCTGCACTCCACCGCAGATCTCGGCGGACATCGGGAGTAACGGGCGTCGGCGGAGAGGTCGAGCACCGGCGACTCGCCGACTACGACCGGTTGTTCGGCTTGGATGAGGTGGCGCTGTGATGGCGACCAAGACCAACCGCAACATCGGCTCGAAGGTCGCCTCCCACCCGCGCTCGCGCCTGCCGGGCCACGGCTTACCAGATCACTGAGATCACCAGGATGAAAATCGCGGTGAGCACTAGTGATACCAGTAGGGAGCCAATGCACCCCAGGCGGTTGAAAAGAACACGAACACAGCTGCTCCTACCTCCGACTCGATCTGCGCTTCGGAACGCGATACCCGCCGTCCGCGGCCTGACGGGGGTCGCGAGCGGGCGCGCAGGGGCGGATTCGCCACCCTGGCTGAGGCAGAGCGGGCCTGCTGGGAGCTGGCTCAGTTGCCGGGGCCGGAGGCTTTGGCGCGGACGTGGACGGTGCGGCGCTGGCAGCGCTACTGGTTGTCCGGGCTGGAGGGTCAATCCCACCCGTCCTGGTGGCCGCTGGCCGGTCTGGCTCCACCGCCCGAGGAGTGCAGCCTGCTGCACCTGGACTGACTCGTTGGCTGGATCGTGCACCGGGGCAGCGACTCATAGGTTTGAGGCATCCAAGCAGCCCGACCCACAAGGAGCACGCCGTGAATGACATGTACCGAATCTCCGAGGCGCCGCAGACCGCGAGTACGGCGACGGACCGGGTCGGCGCCGTACGCCCGCTGCTGTGGCTGTTCGCGGTGCTGGGCGCCGCCGCCAACGTGGTGTCCTCCGCCGCCGGCGTCAACATGTTCATCGGCGCCGGGTTCGGGCTGGTCACCCTGGCCTGCGCCGCCGCGCTGATCGTGGACCACTACCGGCATCGGAGTCGATGAGACCTGCCGACCGAGCAGCACCACTCCCGCGCACGCGTTCACCCAGGACTAAACCGGCGGTACGGCGCCGATACAGCGGATTCAGCGCTGTATCGGCGCCGTTTTGCTGTCCAACACCGCGCGATTCTCGTACTCCGAAAATGGCGCCGCCCTGGATGTGCTGGCGGTGGTCCAGCGGTACCCCTGGCTATACCCCCGTTCGGGTGTCCACGGTAGAGACCCGACGGGCGGCGACTGATGAACTTTCTCCACGAAAGCAAACGCGCTTCCTGGAGGACATCATGGTTGTAATCGATAATCGGGCGGTTACCGACAGCGGGTCCTGTGATACCGGGATTCCTGGTTTTATCCGCCGCCGTCCCCTGCTCAGCTTCTTCGCGATGGCCAATTTGTTGAGCTGGATCGCCTGGCTTCCGTACATCCTTTCCAGCACCGGCCTCGGCCTCCTCGATTTCCGGTTCCCGTCGGTTCTCGGCACCACCCAGTTCGCCGGCGTCCTGCCCGGCGCCTACCTGGGCCCGATCACGGCGGCGTTCGTGGTGACCGCGGTCACCGACGGCCGGGCCGGGCTTCGTCGCTGGGTCGGCCGGATGTTGAGGTGGCGGATCGGCTGGCGCTGGTACCTGCTGGTCCTCACCGGCGTTCCCGGTGCGCTCATCCTCGTCTCCATCGCGTGGTCCGGCGGAGCCATCGAGATGCCTCCCGTCACGGCGCTCGTGGCCTACCTGCCGCTCCTGCTCATCCAGATGGTCACCACCGGCATCGCGGAAGAGCCCGGCTGGCGTGACTTCGCCACCCCGCGCCTGCAACGGCGGTACGGCGCGCTCGTCGGCTCGATGATCCTCGGACCGCTGTGGGGAGCCTGGCACCTGCCGCTGTTCCTCAGCGAGTGGGGCGGCTGGCCGGACGTGACCTGGCTGATGGTCGCCGAGTTCGTCGCCGGGGCCTGCGCCCTCAGCGTCGTCCTGACCTGGGCGTTCAACCGGAGCGGCGAGAGCCTGCCGCTGGTCATGCTGCTGCACGTCAGCGTCAACACCTTCCTCTCGGTCGGCTGGTCGGCGATGTTCCCGTCGATCGCCACCGCTCAGAACGCGTCGCACGTTATCTTGCTCACCTCCTCGGCGGCGGCGCTGGTAGTCCTCGTCGCGACTCGTGGCCGGCTCGGCTACCAACCGGTCATCGAGCCCAAGACGCCGGTCACCGGGCCCCGTCCGCCGGCCACCGGGCCCCGTCCGCCGGCCGCCGGGCCCGAGACGGTGGAAGCCGAGCCTGAGACGTTGTTCTTCAGCAGGAATGGGCTGGGTGAGGTGTAGGCGAAGGCGTACCAGATGTCCTATGGTCTCCGGGCCATAGGGCATCTCCGATTCACCCGAGGATTTCCGAAGACTGGAGATACGGATGCCGAGTCCCGGCGCGTACGACATTCACGACGTCCCGCCCTCCGCTAAGCCTCCGGGTTGGCAACGGGCGGCTACTGCCCGCGCCCGCGCCACTCTGGACGCGCTCGAACACCTCGTTGGCGGACTGGGCACCGGAATTCTGGCCGCGACGGCGCTGCTCTTCCTGGTCTTTGCCGCACTTACCTGTCTCATCGGTGTCGGCCTACTCCTCATGCCGATCGCACTGCGAGTGCTGCGCGTCGTCGCCGATCGAGAACGCGCCCGGCTCTCCCGTTGGGGCCCGGAAATCGTCGGCGCGGAGCCGGTACCGGCCCGGCTGGGCGACGCCCTGCGGGATCCCGCGGTCCGCAGGGAGGTGCTGTGGCTGGCGTGCCATGGGACGCTCGGCTTCTTCCTCGGCGCGGCCGGGGTGACCCTGCCCCTCTACGTGGTGACCAACGGCAGCAACCCGTTGTGGTGGTACCTCCTGCCACCGGGCGAAGCCTCCGATACGTTGCAGCTCATCTCGGTGAACGACCTACAGACCGCGCTCCTGGTAAGCCTGACGGGCCTGGGCTGGCTCATCGTTCTGGTGACCGTCACTCCACACATGGCCTGGTTGCAGGCGTGGCCCGGTCGCCGCCTGCTGTCGCCGGACGCCGGCACCGACCTCAACATGCGGGTCGCGCAACTGACCGCGACCCGGGCCGCCGCGCTGGACGCGCACGCCGCCGAACTGCGGCGAATCGAGCGGTCGCTGCACGACGGCACCCAGAACCGGCTGGTCGCCGTGAACGTCCTGCTCGGCGCGGCACGTCGGGCACTGGGGCGTAACCCGGCCGACGCCGAGGCGATCATCGACCGCGCCCAGGACGCCGCCGAACAGGCGCTCGCCGAACTGCGCGCCGTCGTACGCAGCATCCTGCCGCCGGTGCTGATCGATCGCAGCCTCGCCGACGCGCTCAGCGCCCTCGTCGCGGACTGCCCGGTGAACTGCAATATCGACGCGGACGCGTCGGAACGGTGCGCCGCGTCCGTCGAGGCGACGGCCTACTTCGTGGTGGCCGAGGCGCTCACCAACGTGGCCCGGCACAGCGGGGCTGGGCGCGCCACCGTTAAGCTTCGCCGACGTGAGGATCGATTGACCATCGAGATCACCGATGACGGCCACGGTGGGGCGGACGTGGACGGCGGCTCGGGACTCGTCGGTATCCGTCGCCGCGTCGAAGCACACGACGGAACATTCGCGCTGGTCAGCCCGGTCGGCGGACCTACTACCCTTACGGTGAGCCTGCCATGCGGATCGTGATCGCCGAGGACGACCCGCTGCTGCGCGAGGGTCTGGCGCTGCTGCTGCGGGCCGAGTCCCTCGACGTGGTGGCCACCACCGGCAACCCGGACGAGTTCCTGGTCGCCATTGACGTACACAAACCCGATGTGGCCATCGTTGACGTCCGGATGCCACCGACGCACACCGACGAGGGGATCGTCGCGGCCGTCGAGGCGCGACGCCGGCAGCCCGGGCTGGCCGTACTGGTGCTATCGGCCTACGTCGAGCAGGCGTTCGCCACCGAACTGCTCGCCCAGGGCAGCTCTCGGCTCGGCTACATGCTCAAGGAGCGGGTCGGGCGGGTGCAGGAGTTCCTGGACGCGCTGCACCGGGTGGTGGGCGGGGGCACCGCGATCGACCCCGACATCGTCGCCCAGCTGCTGGCCCGGACCCTGCCAGCCACGCCGTTGGAGCGCCTGACTCCACGGGAACGCGACGTACTGGCGCTGATGGCCGAAGGGCTCGGGAACGGCGCCATCGCCGAGCGGCTCGTCGTCACCGACGGCGCCGTACACAAGAACATCCG
The nucleotide sequence above comes from Plantactinospora soyae. Encoded proteins:
- a CDS encoding response regulator transcription factor; the encoded protein is MRIVIAEDDPLLREGLALLLRAESLDVVATTGNPDEFLVAIDVHKPDVAIVDVRMPPTHTDEGIVAAVEARRRQPGLAVLVLSAYVEQAFATELLAQGSSRLGYMLKERVGRVQEFLDALHRVVGGGTAIDPDIVAQLLARTLPATPLERLTPRERDVLALMAEGLGNGAIAERLVVTDGAVHKNIRSIFAKLDLAPTDRADRRVTAVLRYLEDAHRRH
- a CDS encoding sensor histidine kinase, whose translation is MPSPGAYDIHDVPPSAKPPGWQRAATARARATLDALEHLVGGLGTGILAATALLFLVFAALTCLIGVGLLLMPIALRVLRVVADRERARLSRWGPEIVGAEPVPARLGDALRDPAVRREVLWLACHGTLGFFLGAAGVTLPLYVVTNGSNPLWWYLLPPGEASDTLQLISVNDLQTALLVSLTGLGWLIVLVTVTPHMAWLQAWPGRRLLSPDAGTDLNMRVAQLTATRAAALDAHAAELRRIERSLHDGTQNRLVAVNVLLGAARRALGRNPADAEAIIDRAQDAAEQALAELRAVVRSILPPVLIDRSLADALSALVADCPVNCNIDADASERCAASVEATAYFVVAEALTNVARHSGAGRATVKLRRREDRLTIEITDDGHGGADVDGGSGLVGIRRRVEAHDGTFALVSPVGGPTTLTVSLPCGS
- a CDS encoding alpha/beta fold hydrolase, coding for MHVRQRITADAATPCVLLHGLAVSHRYLMPTALRLGGRAVYVPDLPGFGLSDKPPAVLDVGQHAEAIAALTDTLGIASAAILGNSFGCQVAVELVARRPDLVAALILVSPTTDPAAATMTGQLRRLLRDLPREDWRQMPILARDLRDAGPRRIIATLRHAVEDHIDAKLPAISVPTLLVRGDRDPIAPARWVDHAVALTPNGHTLTIAAAHNVVTTAGPQLAAAVDTFLHSTADLGGHRE
- a CDS encoding CPBP family intramembrane glutamic endopeptidase, with protein sequence MANLLSWIAWLPYILSSTGLGLLDFRFPSVLGTTQFAGVLPGAYLGPITAAFVVTAVTDGRAGLRRWVGRMLRWRIGWRWYLLVLTGVPGALILVSIAWSGGAIEMPPVTALVAYLPLLLIQMVTTGIAEEPGWRDFATPRLQRRYGALVGSMILGPLWGAWHLPLFLSEWGGWPDVTWLMVAEFVAGACALSVVLTWAFNRSGESLPLVMLLHVSVNTFLSVGWSAMFPSIATAQNASHVILLTSSAAALVVLVATRGRLGYQPVIEPKTPVTGPRPPATGPRPPAAGPETVEAEPETLFFSRNGLGEV